GTTCATCTGAACCTGAATCTTCCCAAGCGTTCTCCTTCCGCTCACGAAAGTTGAGTTTCAGTATCTTTGAAGGATATATACTCTGAAATAAAACACGTCCAAGGACAGCATTAAAAAAATGTGTGTTTGATAAAAGATCGGAGTTAGACAATACGGTTATTGACAGTAGGAGCAATCTAAACGGAGTATCTTCTCTTTGCACTACAATACATGTCCTCCTACATTACTAAGTATATTTAGGGGGAGTAATCCATCAATGCAGTTTTACACCACCTACCTAGACACGAAACCTACGTTTGGAATCTGCACTGCTAGAAGTCCTCACATTTGAAGCAAATCCTTGCATCTTATCTGTAAGAGCATTAGCGTGAATCCTAAAAGATCGTACAGAAGCTATCATATATATTGTAACAATCTGATCTAAAAAATAGACCCAATAATTTAAATTTGGGTACCCTTTAAATTTTCCCAGACTAGCATATCTACAGAGAGAACTGGATGGATTAAGCGACCTGCTTGTGCAATAGATCGCCGGCGAGCGAGTAGAACAGCAGCCACCCGGTGTCCGTGCCGACCGCCACTgccaccccctcctccccttcGCCGTCCTCCGTGGTGAGCGGGACCCACTCCACGGCCGAGATCTGGCCCTCCTCGGGCCCCACCGCGGGCTTCACCGTgaccccgccgcctccacctcccgcGACCGGGACGATCACGAGCACGGACCGCGTCGCgctggccacggcgagggcgcgcgcgcggggcccgAGCGAGGGGAGCACGGTGGGGTCGTCCAGCCACCCCTCACGCTCGCCGgcatccacggcggcgaggtccggcgaGGCGGAAGCGAGGAGCGCCACCTCCGTCAGGTGGTGGCCCCGCGGCGCCATGGAAGAAGGCGAGAGGAGATCCCGCGGAAGGTTTGGCCCCAGGAAGAGGAGACGTGCGTGCGCGTGTGATTTTGGCGGATACACCCTTTGGCTAACCTCTAATTCACGGTCAAGTGGTTAACTAATGAGATTAAGCCCTTGCGTTGCTCGGTAGAAGTAGAAGGTTTCAATGGGATGGGCCTGCCATATCAGCAAACATTCTATGAAACTCTCCTAACATTCTACAGTTTTTAATTTGAAACAAACTTTAATTTTGTGTCTGATGGATTTTacggtgatgaaactctcctaaCATTCTATGAAACTCATTCTCTTTTCTTGACATATCAGCAAAACTGataatatttaatgtcatgaaatcatTTATGAAATTCCCATTGAAACTGAACTAAATACCTCTGATATCACAATTTCAATGCAAGATAAAAATGTTAATTGGAATACAATGAATACACTGAATTTGGACGAAATCAAATGAAATGAAACTTTATAGCCCTTTCAATATGTTTCATGTCTTGGAAACAATGTACACCTAGTTTTTAGGATGAGGAAACctatctcctctctctccctgaaTATACGTTTTCAAAAAGGTGAGTACCATTATTGTCTTGATTTTTTAAATTATTAATGCAAAATGAAAGCAAATAGCTCAACCAGATACCCTTAGTATTCTCATAGCTCAAGATCCAAAAGTTTATGTAGCTAGAAAATAAAATTATATAGCGAATACAGATGTGGATCCTTGTGCTCGACTTTCTATCTCTGTAAAAGAAACAAGTCATTTGCTTGTTGATTCCCTAATTTTACTACCAACTTATCTTTCTCTTTGCCTTATACGGTCACAAGCATgggaattattttttatttttaacctatctttaaatttattttaaaataaccCACCAAACAAATATTTGCAAATTTAACGTTTTTGGTCACGCTGGTCCGTGTGGCATGATAAAAACAAATTGTCGTGACATATGCATTGGCGTGAGAAGGTGTACCACATTGGAGCGCATATGAGGGTGGTCTGCCAGTGCATATTCCACGTGTTAAATTTGTCACGCCACTCTCACCGGTGTGACAGTACAATCTTGTCATGCCACTGCACCGGCGTGACAAGATCTAGCCTTAGTAAAATTATATCTTCTTCATACAAATTTGGATGaagattaattttatataaGAATTGTAGCTCTCAgcgagatctaaaactttgtagttttgagttttttcattaAAAATCACTAaaatatttaataattaatttaaaatttaGACAACATATTAAACACTTGTGCCTCTGTCATATCATCTTTAACTTGACATGTTCATCGTGGTTCCACTTCCACTTCCACCACTTAAGTTCTCTATAACATTGGATATGAAATGGCATAgactaaataataataattcgATAAGAAATACAATGAGGAATCAAACTTAAGTTCCAAGAGGCCTGTATCCAAAGGAAGGCTAGAAAAtaccttccacttttatataattatataaatattttgTCAGCGAGTTACATATGAAATGTACAATAAAATTACCTTAAAATACATAAATCGGATCAAATGGAATAATTAGGAGCCTCTAAATAAAAGTGCAAAGCAAAAAGTAGAAATGGAATGCTTTGCATGGCTATGTACTTTATAACTTAAGAAACTAAAGAAAGCAATTATTATGCTGAGCATGATGTTCTCATAACTTTAAAGCAGGTCCTGTGTACAGGTCCCTTCTAATGACAAAGCTGTCACGGGGCTGGTATTCTTCaagccaaacaaattcagatcCCTTTGTACGGTTCAATAAAATGCCTGGAGAAACAATAGCAATCCCAAAGGCGAGTAAGATCCTGAATTCACATCAGAATCAGTAGATCAAGTGTTGTACATATATGTTCATGCATAAAGATTGTTACACTAACCCGATGGGTCTGACTTTGGGCAGCTCCGGAAGTAGGAGCAGTGCCTTCCACCTTCTGAAGAGTAAGGAGGTGTTAAAATGTCTAGGATAGCACATGGTGTGATGGCTTTGAAACCATGTATGTTCCCGCCTTCTTCTGGATGAAGAACCATGGCTCCACAAGGCGCCGACATTTCACCATCTCTTACAACCTTCGCAGGTCTCACTTCAATTTACAAAACAAAGTATGCAATCAAAATTGATGGAAAGCACTGGACAATCAGAGCCATGTACTTGAAGGCATTCACTTGGCAATACTATATTTGAATACTGTTATATCAGAGGGCATTGGCAGGTCTAACATCCAAACAAGTTTGGGGTACTATATCAAAAGTTTGATTTTTGTACATTTTTGAACAACCTAAAAAGTTAAATTTAATTCGTCAGTGAAGCTTATCATAAATACCTATGATTAACGAAACCTTACCTTTTAGTAAGCTAAGAGGTTCAGCTCTATCAATCCAGTCATATGCTTTGACATGCACTGTGCCATATAAAACTTTGCTAAGTACAGTCATTCCAGGATGGTTGTGGAGTGGAATGATGGACGATGCTGGTATGCAAAATATCCCAATCTGTACATTCATCATGAACGACAACAACCTTTAGAGGCAAAGGGTGAAGGAGGGCTGCTGAACACTTGAATGATGCAATGCAGAAAAAAAGATATATGGGCATATGAAGTTGTTAATGGCTTACTGAGAAGCTTTTGCACTCATAAATGTGACGGTATCTGATCGCAGGGGTGGAGGGAAAAACTCTTTTCCTGCACCGGGTTTGTGGACTCCGCCAAACACGTGCAGCTTGAGCTTCACTCTCTAGTCCAACATCACAAGGTGTGATCTTGTCTGCCAAGAAGTTTTGAACAATAAGAACAGATCTGTTGATTTTTTTGTGAGTCATGCTTGTGTCGTTTGAACTTTTCACAGTACTTTGACTTCACAACCAATACATAATGTCAGTGACACAAACACGCTTTGTGCAAAATTATACTCTGTAACGAACATgacaccattgatgccatttcgagtgattttggtgatcgaatgacaacacaacacttggactaatatgattgttaaagatgaccattcaggcttttaggttcaagtgatgacaaagagaagataggcgtagctaggcccaaagggccgccccctacgggggttccgctacccggttagcggacgggggtcgagggggagccgcccctcgcgggtctcagggcagcgccctgaaagctcttcgattcaggagcaccggaagaaccgacgccagggcatcggagcatccggtggtagtcggaagaaccgacgccataataccttggtgcagaaaggaatcgaagccaagtcagcctataggcaccggttgaaccgacggtccaaaatagtgcatcggtgcattgggcgtcctatgtaccagagacgatgtcaagcgcccaggagaagtttcttcagcaccggttcaaccgacggtgcatcggagcataccgtcggtgcattggccgtcctttgtaccagagacgatgtcaagtgcccaggagaagtttcttcagcaccggttcaaccgacggtgcatcggtgcataccaccggtgtaatgacgtcagcgttcaggagaagattctttcagcaccggttgaaccggtgaggcatcggtgcattgcatcggttcaaccggtggtctctgcgtcagctgtcaggacttcaacggctacttcatgttgtgagtgaccggatgaaccgacgctaccccaccaagaggcatcggttcttccggtgatacgcagattttcagctaaccgttggagcaacggctacaagacttggtggcctatatatatgcctcaccccgtccatttgaagtgtgctggagttgctgaacatcccaaacacacccaagaacatctccaaccaccatagagcttcattgtacatcatataggcttaagcacacttgtgagagtgcttagtgcttgtttagggattagttcttgcgagagctcccttgagagaagtcttgctgcggcaagcaacttgtgatccgtcgtgtgaccctccgtcttggtgtggagtggcaacgacactttgtgcgggggaagaggaggccccctccttggtggagaagctccgtagtggatttcggccgggtgaccgagagagacggtggcggtgcacgagactcggtgtcttgtgggcacttgcctttgcttgccggcatcgccattggtggcgtagtgcaagacggtgatcggaagagcctcggtgtcccgtggacgtaggcgtttatgccgaaccacgttacatggccgtgtctactcgggagtttgcatctctcttgcacttacctctttacttaccgcattacgtttccgcacttactctaccttgcattcttttactttcctagttagtttgattaggattagctaggttgcaagtctttttaggggtaagtagagagtagcatagataaaccttagtcataactagcatgcgtaggacgtgttaggtttatcttatgcaagtagtttgagccctaggttaaaaagcgattagcgaccctattcaccccctccccctctagggtcggacaccccggtgatccttacatacTCTCACTCCATAAAAGTTTTCTTGGTTCTAATTGATATTGTGTCCTCCAGCTTGGATTTTCTGAATATTATGTCAATACCAGAAGGTAGGTAGTAGTTCTTACCTAATACAACACGGACTTTATCGATGGCTTCAGAAGATATAGGTCCCTTTTCAGATAATGATCCTTTACAGACCTCATAAAGCTTCTGGATCCCACCcatagtagtcgaaggcatttATAACTTAAGACTAAACTAAGAAGTTTCAACCctcagatatatatatatatatatatatatatatatatatatatatatatatatatatatatatatatatatatatatatatataagttcaCTTCGACAGAAGTTGTCTTTAAGCAAGACTGAGGTTTCCCTTAGAGCCTGTGTCAGTGAGAAATGAGTTGATTATAAAGACATGCCAAGTAGGATAAAGAGAAAATCAAGAGATGGACACATGCGTACATCAATCAATCGATGGTTCCTAAAAGACGCTGCACTcgttgaaggaaaagaaaatttgCATTCACCCAGAAGGAAAAGAATCTACTTCACATTAAGATATCTACACAATTAGGACATCTTTACAAAGTCAAGACTAAAATCAACAAATCTAAAAGTAGATTTCCCAGGGCCATGACAAACATGtagacaaaaagaaaaaaaaactttggatTGGACGGAACCAGGAAACAGAGGCGATGCAAAGGGATACCTCGGGTTCTTGGAAAAGGGGACGAGCCAGATGAGGAGGAGGGTCCTGAGACCTCATCTCACGAGCTCCTGTATGTGTGATCTCCCATCTTGTACTCTGATGCCCGGTCGGTAGGTAGACAATAGAGACAGTAGGGCGAATGGGCGTTGTTGAATTTTGGTGCACGCTGGAAGATAACCTTCTCCCTTCCGGCTCTAGAAGAGGACCGAAAGAGACAGGGCAGTGACAGATttgatattttccttttgtgtTATTCATCCGTGCATACACACACTTTGCAGCTGGGAAGAGTACAGGCAAACAAATCTCATCGCATTTATTAGTGGAGAAGTGGATTGGAGCGATCGTGTGACATCTCATCTCCTTACCTTGATATTCACACAGAGTGTTGTCTAAGAAAACAACTTTTTAAGCAAGGACAAAGCAATGGTCTGGATGGATGATGCTTTCTAGATTACGCAAAAAAGTTATGTTTGTTAAACTACGTGACATATACTGAGTATTAAGTTTTTAGTAGTTGAATGAAatcatagatgcatgatccgaCCCTAGGTTCCTTTGGGCTATACTAGTATGTTTAGGTCTTTAGCCTTGCTATGCTTAATTAAGAcaagtagaagtcgagtgattgcctatcactcgcgaACTATAAAATCTCTTATTATGGGTAATTATTTACTGCAATTATTCACATAAAAAGTTGGGCTCGGGCAGGGATGAGAACGGTATGTGTGATGTTGTTGGTAAGAAGACGTAGCCTCGTTCATGTCAGATAAAGTCCATTGGTTGTTGGCTCTGTTTGATCAAGTTTGAATAGTACTAATCATATTGGATTAATCGGTGGGGACTAGCTACTTGAGGGTTGAGGGGGCGGTTCAAGCATTTAGTAGTAGGTCAAGGGAAAGGTTGCCAAGTGTGGCTCGATGGAGCATGCACGTGTCATGCGGTTAGGTTTTTCCTTGCAAGGATCTAAATCGAGTCGATTCGCAGCACCTCTTGAATATGAGAACTGTAAGTGCATTTGGCCCCCTAAGTGGGGTTTGATGATAATGACATGCACAATTAAGGAGCTAATGCATTTATTGAGTTATGAGCAGGATTTAAAATCATTGAAATTGAAAAGAGCAAGTATCGACGCTAAATTCGATTAAGGAACGGTGCATGAGCTTTATTGAGGATTTTcattaatttttattttgaatttgagtataggaagcaccgtactattaagagggatgcGAAACTACGGTCTGGACATACTATAGTGTCTAGAAAAGAAACTAACCATCCGATTCTCGACACGATGCACAGCTTGACACTAAACCTGAAAAATACAATATGGGTCGGAAGTTCTGACCCCCATCAGAAGTGTCTTGCTCCGTCCGACAAAGGGTCCTCGGCCAGCTGTTTTTAACTgagtcggaagttccgacctaGGGTCGAAAGTTCCGACCCTCCCTCTCGGAGGTCCTGTGTAGTTTCCGGCAAACCCCTGCGGCTGTTTGAAAATGAAttggtcggaagttccgaccctaGGTCGGAAGTTTCGATAAGCACATAAATCCtcagcaacggctagtttttgaggtggctctataaataccccttcacctcTTCCATTCAGTGCTGCTGACTCGCCACGAACACACTTCCCTCTCAAGCTTCCAAAACACCTCCCCAACTCTTCCAAGTGCCAAACCCTTGAGTGGATCCAAGCAAGGGCTTGGGTGTGAGCTAGATTTGTGAGTGACCTTGAGTCCTTGACCTAGAGTGAGCAGCCACGTTCTTCTCAAGGCGCTAGAAGCATCTCCATCCGGCGATTcacgtttgttactcttggagcttgctCCTAGACAGTTCGGCGTCGCCCGTGGAGCGCCCTCTCGTGTGTGAGCGCCCCGGGATATTTGTATTACCCCGTCCTTCGTGGACAAGAGCTAGTGAGTACTCAGTCCTCCTAAGTAGTGGATTGGGAGAggataagggttatagggcaatcCGGCTCTTTGTGagctcctcaacggagacgtagcatccttagtgggtgtgaacttcgggaacaaatccttgtgtcaTTTACtttacttgttcttgcttgttcaTACTTGTTCTTGTTGACCTAGAACTTAATTTGACCCGATCTACTCTCTTGAGTTGTTCTAGTGCACAAGATCACTTGCAGGGTGCTCTCCTATGTACTGGTGAACTTTTGATTCAAATAGTTTTTGCAGTTTCATATTTAGTTTTGAATTTCATTTAATTCGTAGTATaggggtcggaacttccgacaggACTAATTTCTGCGAAGAATTTTTCAAGTTTTGCAGgttcgcctattcacccccctttaggcatcaccaagatcctttcaattggtatcagagcctaatATCTTGATTTAGGCTTAATCGCTAAGGGATATTGATGTCTCAAAGCGGGGACGGCGCCGACGCCAACA
This portion of the Panicum virgatum strain AP13 chromosome 2N, P.virgatum_v5, whole genome shotgun sequence genome encodes:
- the LOC120660333 gene encoding plant cysteine oxidase 5-like, coding for MPSTTMGGIQKLYEVCKGSLSEKGPISSEAIDKVRVVLDKITPCDVGLESEAQAARVWRSPQTRCRKRVFPSTPAIRYRHIYECKSFSIGIFCIPASSIIPLHNHPGMTVLSKVLYGTVHVKAYDWIDRAEPLSLLKVRPAKVVRDGEMSAPCGAMVLHPEEGGNIHGFKAITPCAILDILTPPYSSEGGRHCSYFRSCPKSDPSGILLNRTKGSEFVWLEEYQPRDSFVIRRDLYTGPALKL